In the Oncorhynchus gorbuscha isolate QuinsamMale2020 ecotype Even-year linkage group LG05, OgorEven_v1.0, whole genome shotgun sequence genome, one interval contains:
- the LOC124035955 gene encoding uncharacterized protein LOC124035955 — MAFKITTINVRSIKTEMRAQSVLSFLERFNSDVFLLQECGLPFLSSYSKWEDKWQHGPSLWSGSNFNKNDGVAILIKTPQVVVKGSTVVEREPVCPVRGLAIGEPTTVWRNVAHPALLNRHRDLSWMVAHEILPVRAVMHSRGMARTSACPRPGCGQDESVRHMLWECRAARDLWKEAGPLITSCLPAGEDLTPQLVLYGVGRRPIPPKAFTKLWPTLTCLKEALWSSRNLLVAKSVETTPQAVAMVATEALGWYERKGASTPGEGSPTTP, encoded by the exons ATGGCTTTTAAAATCACCACAATAAATGTAAGGAGCATAAAAACAGAAATGAGAGCACAGTCGGTTTTATCCTTTTTAGAAAGGTTTAACTCAGATGTGTTTTTATTACAGGAGTGTGGTCTACCCTTTTTATCCTCTTACAGCAAATGGGAGGATAAGTGGCAGCACGGGCCCTCCCTTTGGAGTGGCTCAAATTTTAACAAGAACGACGGTGTTGCCATTTTAATCAAGACCCCACAGGTGGTGGTGAAGGGGAGCACGGTGGTG GAACGGGAACCAGTGTGTCCAGTGCGCGGGCTCGCTATAGGCGAGCCCACAACGGTCTGGCGCAACGTGGCCCATCCTGCACTCCTGAATCGGCATCGGGACCTGTCCTGGATGGTCGCCCACGAGATCCTCCCGGTCAGGGCCGTTATGCACTCACGGGGCATGGCGAGGACATCCGCGTGCCCCCGACCGGGCTGCGGCCAAGATGAGTCGGTGAGGCACATGCTCTGGGAGTGCAGAGCCGCCAGGGACCTGTGGAAGGAAGCAGGCCCCCTGATCACATCGTGTCTACCAGCAGGGGAGGACCTAACACCTCAGCTCGTGCTGTACGGGGTGGGCCGAAGGCCCATTCCACCGAAGGCCTTCACCAAGCTCTGGCCCACCCTCACGTGCCTGAAGGAAGCACTGTGGTCCTCCCGTAACCTGCTGGTAGCCAAAAGCGTAGAGACCACCCCCCAGGCAGTGGCCATGGTAGCCACGGAAGCCCTGGGGTGGTACGAACGGAAGGGGGCCTCGACCCCAGGCGAagggtcccccacaacaccctaG
- the LOC124035956 gene encoding uncharacterized protein LOC124035956 — protein MRAQSVLSFLERFNSDVFLLQECGLPFLSSYSKWEDKWQHGPSLWSGSNFNKNDGVAILIKTPQVVVKGSTVVEREPVCPVRGLAIGEPTTVWRNVAHPALLNRHRDLSWMVAHEILPVRAVMHSRGMARTSACPRPGCGQDESVRHMLWECRAARDLWKEAGPLITSCLPAGEDLTPQLVLYGVGRRPIPPKAFTKLWPTLTCLKEALWSSRNLLVAKSVETTPQAVAMVATEALGWYERKGASTPGEGSPTTP, from the exons ATGAGAGCACAGTCGGTTTTATCCTTTTTAGAAAGGTTTAACTCAGATGTGTTTTTATTACAGGAGTGTGGTCTACCCTTTTTATCCTCTTACAGCAAATGGGAGGATAAGTGGCAGCACGGGCCCTCCCTTTGGAGTGGCTCAAATTTTAACAAGAACGACGGTGTTGCCATTTTAATCAAGACCCCACAGGTGGTGGTGAAGGGGAGCACGGTGGTG GAACGGGAACCAGTGTGTCCAGTGCGCGGGCTCGCTATAGGCGAGCCCACAACGGTCTGGCGCAACGTGGCCCATCCTGCACTCCTGAATCGGCATCGGGACCTGTCCTGGATGGTCGCCCACGAGATCCTCCCGGTCAGGGCCGTTATGCACTCACGGGGCATGGCGAGGACATCCGCGTGCCCCCGACCGGGCTGCGGCCAAGATGAGTCGGTGAGGCACATGCTCTGGGAGTGCAGAGCCGCCAGGGACCTGTGGAAGGAAGCAGGCCCCCTGATCACATCGTGTCTACCAGCAGGGGAGGACCTAACACCTCAGCTCGTGCTGTACGGGGTGGGCCGAAGGCCCATTCCACCGAAGGCCTTCACCAAGCTCTGGCCCACCCTCACGTGCCTGAAGGAAGCACTGTGGTCCTCCCGTAACCTGCTGGTAGCCAAAAGCGTAGAGACCACCCCCCAGGCAGTGGCCATGGTAGCCACGGAAGCCCTGGGGTGGTACGAACGGAAGGGGGCCTCGACCCCAGGCGAagggtcccccacaacaccctaG